The Pan troglodytes isolate AG18354 chromosome 17, NHGRI_mPanTro3-v2.0_pri, whole genome shotgun sequence genome includes a region encoding these proteins:
- the LOC101059067 gene encoding uncharacterized protein LOC101059067, translating to MLLKTMGQASPPSAGKRPGEDPGNKLKKGQPLSWSLSGEQDLAVQASCVAGVENILEIREVKNNEQEIAEEMFLTTSLFRSLHPSLVNISRSSRVSEADANLRGIFTR from the coding sequence ATGCTACTGAAAACCATGGGGCAGGCATCTCCACCGAGTGCAGGGAAGAGGCCAGGAGAAGACCcaggaaataaattaaaaaagggACAGCCTTTGAGCTGGTCCCTGAGCGGTGAGCAAGACTTAGCTGTTCAGGCAAGCTGTGTGGCTGGAGTAGAGAATATATTGGAAATCAGAGAGGTCAAAAACAATGAGCAGGAGATAGCGGAAGAAATGTTCTTAACCACTTCACTCTTCCGAAGCCTTCACCCATCTCTGGTGAATATATCTAGGTCCAGCAGGGtctcagaagcagatgccaacCTGAGGGGAATATTTACCAGATGA